Proteins encoded together in one Prunus dulcis chromosome 3, ALMONDv2, whole genome shotgun sequence window:
- the LOC117622960 gene encoding UDP-glycosyltransferase 83A1-like: MSKQHILAIPLPAQGHVIPLMELSQCLANHGFKVTFVNTEHNHKRVMNALADESHISRDHIHLVSIPDGLEPSEDRNELGQLLEAMQRVMPGKLEELIEKINQGEGQKITCVIADQTAGWILEVAEKMKIRRVAFYPAAAAALALQLSIPKLIHEGIINNDGTAPEGRMFQLAPNMPIMKTEHLLWSCIGDLTTQKIMFQAMVKGNKTALALDWLLCNSAYDLEPAACTLAPEILPIGPLLASNRLGNSAGYFWPQDLTCLNWLDQQPPCSVIYVAFGSFTVFDQTQFQELALALELSQRPFLWVVRPDTTEKTCNLYPEGYQDRVASRGFMVGWAPQQKVLAHPSIACFLSHCGWNSTIEGISNGVPFLCWPCFVDQFLNESYICDVWNVGLKFNKNESGIITQGEIMNKLDQLLGDVGFKARASKLKELAMTSVKEGGQSNKTFKNFIEWMKS, from the exons atgagcAAACAACATATTTTAGCTATTCCTTTACCAGCACAAGGTCATGTAATTCCCTTGATGGAGTTGTCGCAGTGTTTAGCTAATCATGGCTTCAAAGTCACATTTGTGAACACAGAGCACAATCATAAGCGAGTCATGAATGCTTTGGCTGATGAAAGTCATATAAGCAGGGATCATATTCATCTAGTTTCGATTCCAGACGGCTTAGAACCGTCGGAGGACAGGAATGAGCTAGGGCAGTTATTGGAAGCAATGCAACGAGTCATGCCTGGGAAGTTGGAGGAGCTGATAGAGAAGATCAACCAAGGGGAAGGCCAAAAAATCACTTGTGTCATTGCTGATCAGACTGCAGGGTGGATTCTTGAAGTAgcagagaaaatgaaaatcaggAGGGTTGCCTTTTATCCTGCTGCAGCTGCAGCCTTGGCGTTGCAACTTAGTATTCCAAAGTTAATTCATGAAGGAATCATTAACAATGATG GAACTGCCCCAGAAGGCCGTATGTTTCAGTTGGCACCAAACATGCCCATCATGAAAACTGAACACTTGTTGTGGTCATGTATTGGCGACTTAACCACACAGAAAATTATGTTTCAAGCTATGGTAAAAGGCAACAAGACTGCGCTAGCCTTAGACTGGCTCCTTTGCAACTCGGCATACGATCTAGAACCAGCAGCTTGCACCTTGGCACCTGAGATTTTACCAATTGGCCCACTCTTGGCAAGCAACAGGCTTGGGAATTCAGCAGGCTACTTCTGGCCACAAGACTTAACTTGCTTAAATTGGCTGGATCAACAGCCACCCTGCTCAGTCATCTATGTTGCATTTGGCAGCTTCACAGTTTTTGATCAAACACAATTCCAAGAATTGGCTCTGGCTCTTGAGCTGTCCCAAAGGCCATTCCTCTGGGTTGTGAGGCCAGACACTACTGAAAAAACATGTAATCTCTACCCTGAAGGATATCAAGATCGAGTAGCGTCTCGTGGTTTTATGGTGGGTTGGGCACCTCAACAAAAGGTTCTAGCTCATCCTTCCATTGCTTGCTTCTTAAGCCACTGTGGTTGGAACTCTACAATAGAAGGTATAAGCAATGGGGTTCCTTTCCTGTGCTGGCCATGCTTCGTTGACCAGTTCCTTAATGAGAGCTACATTTGTGATGTTTGGAACGTGGGGTTGAAGTTCAACAAGAATGAAAGTGGGATCATTACACAAGGAGAAATCATGAACAAATTGGACCAACTGCTTGGTGATGTAGGTTTCAAAGCAAGAGCTTCCAAACTCAAGGAATTGGCCATGACCAGTGTCAAAGAAGGGGGCCAATCCAACAAGACCTTTAAGAATTTTATTGAATGGATGAAGTCATAG
- the LOC117622091 gene encoding F-box protein At5g39250, translating into MTYEEVLKAVFPLLEGVDLASCMAVSKQWRHIARDDFFWKCACAKRWPSICKRPNPPTLTYYKLYQTFYKRQPGRILLPPRLSFDDLEFFIDIWTEDRFIFSEVVPGPILQNGIKIPPPGVCDMLRLHMESSEYKMKVPVEPRFTVPLSQTVNVSVLVGRKDSNKVACILNKSMFDYIDRTAYRAMANDYLDFSPVYPFTTGIRAWISLLFMDSGNEGVVDVFGIEMDFMDAANSKEEVLWLLDMLDWK; encoded by the coding sequence ATGACATATGAAGAGGTTCTGAAGGCCGTTTTTCCTTTACTCGAGGGTGTGGACCTTGCTTCTTGTATGGCAGTGTCTAAGCAGTGGAGACACATAGCTCGAGATGATTTCTTTTGGAAGTGCGCATGCGCCAAGAGATGGCCCTCTATCTGCAAGCGACCTAACCCTCCAACTCTAACGTATTACAAGCTGTATCAAACCTTTTATAAGCGCCAGCCTGGTCGAATTCTTCTTCCCCCAAGACTTTCCTTTGATGACCTGGAATTTTTCATCGATATCTGGACAGAAGATCGATTTATCTTTTCTGAAGTGGTCCCAGGCCCGATCCTACAGAACGGTATTAAAATCCCACCACCAGGAGTATGTGACATGCTTAGATTGCACATGGAGAGCTCCGAGTACAAGATGAAAGTCCCTGTTGAGCCAAGGTTCACAGTCCCTTTGAGCCAGACCGTGAATGTTTCAGTGCTTGTGGGGCGCAAGGATTCTAATAAGGTTGCTTGTATACTTAATAAATCTATGTTTGACTACATTGATCGAACAGCATACAGAGCCATGGCAAATGACTACCTTGACTTCTCACCGGTCTACCCATTCACTACGGGTATCCGGGCATGGATCTCTTTGCTTTTCATGGACAGCGGAAATGAAGGAGTTGTTGATGTCTTTGGGATTGAAATGGATTTCATGGATGCTGCAAACTCGAAGGAAGAGGTTTTGTGGCTATTAGACATGCTTGATTGGAAGTGA
- the LOC117621599 gene encoding expansin-A23-like, which produces MAKFQNLFTWAVFITLLVQAMGDVIPLAKGRTGKIWHDAHATFYGDLNGGETMQGACGYGDLFQQGYGLETAALSTKLFKDGHACGACFQIRCVKDPQWCIPNAGAITITATNFCPPNWIPAPDHWCNPPQRHFDLSMTMFTKLAQAKAGIIPVKYRRVPCQKSGGVKFELKGNPYWLTALVFNVGGAGDVANVKIKGSSTDWLQMSRNWGQVWQTGSNIVGQSLSFLVTTSDGKTLRFDDVAPANWQFGQTYDGRINF; this is translated from the exons atggctaagttTCAGAACTTGTTTACATGGGCAGTGTTCATCACTCTTCTGGTTCAAGCCATGGGCGATGTAATCCCCTTAGCTAAGGGACGCACCGGCAAGATTTGGCATGATGCACACGCAACGTTTTATGGTGACCTGAACGGAGGAGAAACCATGC AGGGGGCTTGTGGATATGGTGATCTCTTCCAACAAGGCTATGGCCTGGAGACAGCAGCACTAAGCACAAAGCTGTTCAAGGACGGGCATGCTTGCGGTGCTTGTTTTCAGATCCGGTGTGTCAAGGATCCACAATGGTGCATCCCTAATGCCGGTGCAATCACAATCACTGCAACCAATTTTTGTCCTCCAAATTGGATTCCAGCTCCTGATCATTGGTGCAACCCGCCACAGAGACACTTCGATTTGTCCATGACGATGTTCACAAAACTCGCACAAGCGAAAGCCGGGATAATCCCGGTTAAATATCGCAGAGTCCCGTGCCAGAAAAGCGGAGGGGTTAAGTTTGAGCTTAAGGGAAACCCCTACTGGCTTACTGCATTGGTGTTCAACGTTGGCGGTGCCGGTGATGTTGCAAACGTTAAAATTAAAGGCTCTAGCACTGACTGGCTTCAAATGTCTCGCAATTGGGGCCAAGTTTGGCAGACGGGAAGCAACATAGTAGGGCAAAGCTTATCATTCTTGGTCACCACAAGTGATGGGAAAACACTTAGGTTTGATGATGTTGCACCAGCAAATTGGCAATTTGGTCAGACTTATGACGGGAGAATAAATTTTTGA